From a region of the Calliphora vicina chromosome 4, idCalVici1.1, whole genome shotgun sequence genome:
- the LOC135959174 gene encoding C-type lectin 37Db-like: MWQNIFKICFLLIATTVAFCYASPRMTSLTLTLLPNEDREHPFKKVGGKYYHFARDEEVSWFKALLTCATMGANLASFHTLDEWQALSDHLIKYYPRKKNWWISASDLESEDDFSWYRTGERVAYTVWSVDQPDNNDGIENCVILWKRNNQFEMNDYDCDKIAHYICEASKPITLVIHAT, encoded by the exons AtgtggcaaaatatttttaaaatttgttttcttctaATTGCAACAACAGTAGCATTTTGCTATGCCAGTCCCCGGATGACCAGTCTAACTCTCACTC ttttaccgAATGAGGATCGCGAACATCCCTTTAAAAAAGTGGGAGGTAAATACTATCATTTTGCACGAGATGAGGAG GTTAGTTGGTTCAAAGCTTTATTGACTTGTGCTACTATGGGCGCTAACCTAGCCTCTTTTCATACCCTGGATGAATGGCAAGCTTTATCAgatcatttaattaaatattatcccagaaaaaaaaattggtggaTATCAGCCTCTGATTTAGAATCGGAGGATGATTTCTCTTGGTATCGTACTGGTGAACGTGTAGCCTATACTGTATGGTCTGTTGATCAACCGGATAACAATGATGGCATCGAGAATTGCGTAATATTGTGGAAAAGAAACAACCAGTTTGAAATGAATGATTATGACTGCGATAAAATAGCACATTATATTTGTGAAGCTAGTAAACCAATAACTTTAGTAATACATGCCACTTAA